One window of the Cytophagia bacterium CHB2 genome contains the following:
- a CDS encoding sigma-54-dependent Fis family transcriptional regulator, whose protein sequence is MNDYRILIVDDEARMCAVLKAALEPEGYAIATATSGTAAINALDTHAFELVLTDLKMGEPGGMEVLRLAKQRHPQCEVILMTAYATAQTAVDAMKNGAYDYIIKPFELDELKLKIRRLADRNALVEENRSLKNELKQRYAVENMIGKSGAMQEVYKMIHKVAPSDATVLIRGESGTGKELVAQAIHYLSPRADRPFVTINCAALPENLLESELFGYEKGAFTGADKRKPGLFEVAGEGTIFLDEIGEITPAIQVKLLRALQNRQIIHLGGTEPIAIRSRTIAATNRDLETGLKSGMIREDFYYRINVFPITIPSLRRRLEDLPDLISHFLAKAGKNPEAITAEAMEKLRLYMWPGNVRELENVIERSLIMAGDQAITVTDLPPHIQGIQKLPTSFDIPEEGINLEDMERRLIHRAIEKAGGNKSRAAKLLGITRRKLYSMLERLG, encoded by the coding sequence ATGAACGATTATCGTATTTTGATTGTCGATGACGAAGCGCGCATGTGCGCTGTGCTCAAGGCTGCGTTGGAGCCGGAAGGCTATGCCATTGCCACGGCAACGAGCGGCACTGCCGCGATCAACGCGCTCGATACGCACGCCTTCGAGCTTGTTCTCACGGATTTGAAAATGGGCGAGCCTGGCGGAATGGAAGTTCTGCGCTTAGCCAAACAGCGCCACCCGCAGTGCGAGGTGATTTTGATGACGGCTTACGCCACAGCGCAGACAGCGGTGGATGCGATGAAAAACGGCGCCTACGATTACATCATCAAACCATTCGAGCTGGATGAGTTGAAACTCAAGATCCGGCGGCTGGCCGACCGCAACGCCCTGGTGGAAGAGAACCGCTCGCTCAAAAACGAATTGAAGCAACGCTATGCCGTGGAAAACATGATCGGCAAAAGCGGCGCGATGCAGGAAGTCTACAAAATGATTCACAAAGTCGCGCCCAGCGATGCCACGGTTTTGATTCGCGGCGAGAGCGGCACAGGCAAAGAACTAGTGGCGCAGGCAATACATTATCTCAGTCCGCGTGCGGACAGGCCGTTTGTGACGATCAACTGCGCCGCCCTGCCGGAGAATTTGCTGGAAAGTGAATTGTTCGGTTATGAAAAAGGTGCATTCACGGGAGCGGACAAACGCAAGCCCGGCCTGTTCGAGGTGGCAGGCGAGGGCACTATTTTTCTCGATGAGATCGGCGAAATCACGCCGGCAATTCAAGTGAAGTTGCTGCGCGCCCTGCAAAACCGCCAGATCATTCATCTCGGCGGCACCGAGCCGATCGCCATCCGCAGCCGCACGATTGCGGCCACCAATCGCGATCTTGAAACCGGATTGAAAAGTGGTATGATTCGCGAGGATTTTTACTATCGCATCAATGTTTTTCCCATCACGATTCCCTCGTTGCGCCGCCGCCTGGAAGATCTCCCCGATCTCATCAGCCACTTTCTCGCCAAGGCCGGCAAGAATCCCGAGGCCATAACAGCGGAGGCCATGGAAAAGCTGCGCCTGTACATGTGGCCGGGAAATGTGCGTGAACTGGAAAACGTCATTGAACGCTCACTGATCATGGCGGGCGATCAGGCGATCACCGTGACGGATTTGCCGCCGCACATTCAGGGTATTCAAAAACTGCCCACCTCATTTGATATTCCGGAAGAAGGCATCAACCTGGAAGATATGGAACGGCGGTTAATTCATCGCGCAATTGAAAAGGCGGGAGGCAACAAGAGCCGCGCCGCGAAATTGCTGGGCATCACGCGCCGCAAGCTCTATTCGATGTTGG